The following coding sequences lie in one Musa acuminata AAA Group cultivar baxijiao chromosome BXJ1-8, Cavendish_Baxijiao_AAA, whole genome shotgun sequence genomic window:
- the LOC135588567 gene encoding SWI/SNF complex subunit SWI3C homolog isoform X2 has product MSPASPSLPSSDSRLKWRKRKRDANSRRQKPPDDDEDDEDNEDAGPAAEEAQEDGHDSPANPAAADPVLDLRGSEVLSDGGHRISDFPAAVRHIVNRPHPSVLALVAAERSNFAARPCVPPLLENISYGQLQALSAVLPDNPSLLQPSDLEKPSAYVCTPPPLMEGKGMVKRFGKEQLLLVPMHSDWFSGSTVHRLERQVVPHFFSGKSGDHSPEKYIGLRNKIISKYLENPGKRLSFADCQSLVPNNELYDLSRIVRFLDHWGIINYLAASSVHRGLRMAGSLLKEDVSGELQLQTAPLRSIDSLILFDRPKCSLRLDDVALLSHSASVDFDAGIGDLDSRIRERFAEHTCNFCSCPLTNLHYQSQKEDDIMLCLDCFHDAKFVTGHSSLDFIRMDSRNDHPDLDGDNWTDQETLLLLEALEKYNENWNEVAEYVGSKTKAQCILHFLRLPMENGLLENIELPHMPTSVDSSNVPDPVIQNSNSNGNIVGNRDFCNGSELPFSNSANPVLSLVAFLTSAIGPRVAAACASAALSILTREDSRSESWHSEVGICGPHGNLGPHKDGTLEVQVPQSTSLAPELVKYAAMCGLSAAAVKAKLFADQEEREIQRLAATIINHQLKRLELKLKQFAELETLLLKECEQAERMRQRLSSERLRMMSTRFGSAANNLSSSSSSSSSVAASAPTAVSANTVPPTMSPSVGQANVPATYGSNLPGHRQMQFLQRQQMFGFGPRLPLSAIHPAPAPSQNVAFSSGVPNTSTPNHHPLLRPSSGNNQ; this is encoded by the exons ATGTCGCCCGCTTCCCCTTCTCTCCCCTCTTCAG ATTCGCGGCTCAAATGGCGGAAGAGGAAGCGCGACGCCAATTCCAGGCGCCAGAAGCCGCCGGACGACgacgaggatgacgaggacaACGAGGATGCTGGGCCCGCCGCGGAGGAGGCGCAGGAGGACGGCCACGACTCCCCCGCGAACCCCGCCGCCGCCGACCCCGTCCTCGACCTCCGCGGGTCTGAGGTCCTTTCCGACGGTGGCCACCGGATCTCCGACTTCCCAGCCGCCGTACGCCACATCGTCAATCGCCCCCACCCTTCCGTCCTCGCCCTCGTTGCCGCCGAGCGCTCCAACTTTGCAGCCCGCCCGTGCGTTCCCCCCCTTTTGGAGAACATCTCTTACGGCCAGCTGCAGGCCCTCTCAGCGGTGCTCCCCGATAACCCTTCGCTGCTGCAGCCGTCAGACCTTGAAAAGCCCTCGGCTTATGTTTGTACACCGCCGCCTCTCATGGAAGGGAAGGGCATGGTGAAGCGGTTCGGCAAAGAACAGCTTCTCCTTGTTCCAATGCACTCCG ATTGGTTTTCTGGAAGCACTGTGCATCGGCTGGAGAGGCAAGTTGTGCCGCACTTCTTCTCAGGGAAATCTGGCGATCACAGCCCAGAAAAGTACATAGGGCTTCGAAACAAGATAATTTCCAAGTACCTGGAGAATCCCGGGAAGAGGCTATCTTTTGCGGATTGCCAATCGTTGGTTCCAAACAATGAGCTTTATGATCTTAGTCGAATAGTTAGGTTTCTGGATCACTGGGGGATTATTAATTATCTTGCAGCTTCTTCTGTGCATCGTGGTCTTAGGATGGCTGGCTCCCTTCTTAAGGAGGATGTCAGTGGGGAGCTTCAGCTTCAGACTGCACCACTGAGGTCCATAGACAGTTTGATCTTGTTTGATAGACCAAAATGTAGCCTCCGTCTAGATGATGTTGCTTTGCTTTCTCATTCTGCATCAGTAGATTTTGATGCTGGCATTGGTGATTTGGATAGTAGAATTAGGGAACGGTTTGCTGAACATACATGCAATTTCTGTTCTTGCCCACTCACCAATTTGCACTATCAATCACAAAAAGAG GATGATATTATGCTTTGCTTGGACTGCTTCCATGATGCAAAATTTGTTACGGGCCATTCGAGCCTAGATTTTATAAGAATGGATTCGAGAAATGATCATCCAGATCTTGATGGGGATAACTGGACAGATCAGGAAACATTGCTGTTACTTGAAGCCTtagaaaaatataatgaaaaCTGGAACGAAGTTGCAGAATATGTGGGCAGCAAGACAAAAGCACAATGTATTTTGCATTTTCTTCGCCTTCCGATGGAAAATGGTCTACTAGAAAACATTGAACTTCCACATATGCCCACTTCAGTTGATTCATCAAATGTACCTGATCCCGTGATTCAAAATTCAAATTCTAATGGTAATATCGTAG GCAATCGAGATTTCTGTAATGGTAGCGAGCTCCCATTTTCAAATTCCGCCAATCCAGTTCTGTCCCTG GTTGCCTTCTTGACCTCCGCAATTGGACCAAGAGTTGCTGCAGCTTGTGCAAGTGCAGCATTGTCTATCCTGACTAGAGAGGACTCCAG ATCTGAGAGCTGGCATTCCGAAGTTGGCATCTGTGGGCCACATGGAAACTTGGGTCCTCACAAAG ATGGAACTCTAGAAGTTCAAGTGCCACAGTCTACTTCGcttgctcctgaacttgtgaaatATGCTGCCATGTGTGGCCTATCTGCAGCTGCAGTGAAAGCAAAATTATTTGCAGATCAAGAGGAGCGTGAAATTCAGAGACTGGCTGCAACTATCATAAATCACCAG CTAAAGAGGTTGGAGCTGAAGCTGAAACAGTTTGCAGAATTGGAAACCTTACTGCTCAAGGAATGTGAACAGGCTGAGAGGATGAGACAAAGGCTTTCATCTGAACGCCTCCGAATGATGTCCACCCGATTTGGATCAGCCGCAAACaatttatcatcatcatcatcatcatcatcatcagtagCAGCGTCTGCGCCAACCGCTGTCAGTGCAAACACCGTGCCGCCTACCATGTCACCCTCGGTTGGTCAGGCGAATGTGCCAGCTACTTACGGCAGCAATCTTCCCGGCCATCGGCAGATGCAGTTCCTGCAACGGCAGCAAATGTTTGGTTTTGGGCCGCGGTTACCTCTCTCGGCAATCCACCCTGCTCCTGCCCCCTCTCAAAATGTCGCGTTCAGTTCTGGTGTACCTAACACTTCGACTCCTAACCATCATCCATTGTTAAGACCCTCTTCGGGGAATAATCAATAG